The Kosakonia sp. SMBL-WEM22 sequence ATGAGTTGTTAATGAGCGGAAACTTTCTGTTACATGAAAGAGCGCTTTAGACTCTATTTCTCTCAAAGAGTTTCCTTATAATTTTTGATATATTTAAATGCGTAGTACCCAGGATTTCTTGAAGCACATTTGAGGTGGATTATGAAAAAAATTGCATGTCTTTCAGCACTGGCCGCTCTTCTGGCGGTTTCTGCAGGTTCCGCAGTAGCAGCGACTTCTACTGTTTCCGGCGGTTATGCTCAGAGCGACGCTCAGGGTATTGCTAACAAAACCAACGGTTTCAACCTGAAATACCGTTACGAGCAGGATAACAACCCGCTGGGCGTTATCGGTTCCTTCACCTACACCGAAAAAGATCGTACTACCGGTGAAGGCGTTTATAACAAAGCTCAGTACTACGGCATCACTGCTGGTCCGGCTTTCCGCATCAACGACTGGGCGAGCATCTACGGTGTAGTGGGTGTTGGTTACGGTAAATTCCAGCAGACTGCTGACGTTGCTAAAGTGTCTGACACCAGCGACTACGGCTTCTCCTACGGTGCTGGTCTGCAGTTCAACCCGATGGAAAACGTTGCTCTGGACTTCTCCTACGAGCAGAGCCGTATCCGTAGCGTTGACGTTGGCACCTGGATTGCCGGTGTTGGTTACCGCTTCTAATCGCTTTTGCGATAATAAAAATCCGCCTGATGGGCGGATTTTTTTTGCCTGCAAAAAGCATAGTCCGTTAACGCGTACTGCGCGTGTCGAACAGATCTGTGCCGAGATGGTTGTAGTCCACTTTCTGTAACTTAAAGTTGGTCACGTAGACCGGCCCCGCTTTTTTCCCCGAGATAAAGGGGTAGGAATTTTTGATCTGCGTGGCGGTAATCCCGGTCCACTGCGAAAAGAAGCTCAAAAAGTCGTTGGCGGAGCGGCGCGCTTTGATCAGACGATGTTTTGTCGCATCGCTGGAGACCACCATAAACGGCACCTGGAAGTTCTGCTGAAAATGGTCGTCATGCGCCAGGTACTGCACCTCTTTACCGCGCTCTTTAAACGCCAGACCATGATCGGAGAAGTAGACCATCGAGAAGCTCTCGCCGCTGTTGCGCAACTGGGAGTAGATCTTGCCCAGCAGGTCGTCCGTCTGGGTGATGGAGTAGAGGTAGCAGGAGGTCTCTTTCGACTGCACAAACTCGTTGTACTTACCGCCGGTGCGATCGCACGCCTGCGGATGCGAGCCCATCAGATGCAGCACAATCAGCTGCGGTTGATTACGCCGCACGCTCAGCACCTGGTTAGTAAGCTTTAACAGATCCTCATCGCGGGTGTTCTTATCCGCTTCAAAGTCGCCCCGTTTCAAAAACTGCACTTCATCGGCGCGCTTCGCAATACTGGCGATCGCGGTGTCATATTCGCCAATCTGCCCCTGGTTCGAGAACCACCAGGTCTGGAAACCGGCGCGACTCGCCAGCGTGACAAAGTTATCCTGATACTGCGGCTTGCCGTTGACCACGCGGTTTAAGGTCAGGCCGAGGGATTTCTGTGTCGATCCGCTGGCGGCAATGTAGTCGGTAAAGAGATCGCCATTCACCTGGCTGGCAAACGGTGTGTTGTTCCAGTGTCCGCCAAAGGCACCCAGCGCATCGCGGCGCGCGCTCTCACCAATCACCACCACATAGAGGCGATACTTCGGATTTACGGCGGTGACCGTCCAGGTATCTTTCATCCCGGAGAGCTGCGCCATGTTCTCCTCTTCCACCTTCACTTCGTGGTAGTTATAGGCGACATCGCGCACAAAGCGCAGCACCGGTATGCCGGTATCGATCAGGCGGAACTCAAAGCCGCGAAGGTGATTCTGCACCGGGCCGATAAAGTAGGAAGCGACGCAAAACAGCACACCCAGCGTGTCCCACTTCAGCCACGGCGTTGCAGGCACCACTACCCGCCGGCGCAGCGCAATCACGCCCAGTGCGAGGATGCCAACGCTAATAACGTAGTGATACCACGGGAAGATGGTCAGAATTTCCGACGACTCTTCAATATTGGTCGACCGCAGCGCCAGCAGGGTGTTGAAGTTGGGGGCTCCATAAGCCTGACCAAACGGAAAGTAGCTGGCGGCGACCAGCGTGGTGATGGTCAGAAAGATTTTTTGCGCGCGCGGCGCATGACGCCAGAGCACGCAGAGCGCGCAGGTGGAGACCACCGCATACAGCACGCTGAATTCGTAGCCGAGGGCAAAGTTAATTAACAGGGAGTGCAGGAAATAG is a genomic window containing:
- the ompX gene encoding outer membrane protein OmpX, translated to MKKIACLSALAALLAVSAGSAVAATSTVSGGYAQSDAQGIANKTNGFNLKYRYEQDNNPLGVIGSFTYTEKDRTTGEGVYNKAQYYGITAGPAFRINDWASIYGVVGVGYGKFQQTADVAKVSDTSDYGFSYGAGLQFNPMENVALDFSYEQSRIRSVDVGTWIAGVGYRF
- a CDS encoding phosphoethanolamine transferase, yielding MSVILKESVALRGQSINPWIGFYFLHSLLINFALGYEFSVLYAVVSTCALCVLWRHAPRAQKIFLTITTLVAASYFPFGQAYGAPNFNTLLALRSTNIEESSEILTIFPWYHYVISVGILALGVIALRRRVVVPATPWLKWDTLGVLFCVASYFIGPVQNHLRGFEFRLIDTGIPVLRFVRDVAYNYHEVKVEEENMAQLSGMKDTWTVTAVNPKYRLYVVVIGESARRDALGAFGGHWNNTPFASQVNGDLFTDYIAASGSTQKSLGLTLNRVVNGKPQYQDNFVTLASRAGFQTWWFSNQGQIGEYDTAIASIAKRADEVQFLKRGDFEADKNTRDEDLLKLTNQVLSVRRNQPQLIVLHLMGSHPQACDRTGGKYNEFVQSKETSCYLYSITQTDDLLGKIYSQLRNSGESFSMVYFSDHGLAFKERGKEVQYLAHDDHFQQNFQVPFMVVSSDATKHRLIKARRSANDFLSFFSQWTGITATQIKNSYPFISGKKAGPVYVTNFKLQKVDYNHLGTDLFDTRSTR